Proteins co-encoded in one Salvia splendens isolate huo1 chromosome 4, SspV2, whole genome shotgun sequence genomic window:
- the LOC121799199 gene encoding B3 domain-containing protein REM20-like, with the protein MMLVGELEVKEHIYLINLSKHPLQRLQQIGRSFFSRFSNNGCNSAQPPPPFVKKYHAITHPESLQIPLQWVRSYGRNMPYQCFLVMPHGRKWDVRLLNVENGCYFRAGWSSFANANNINTEDTLIFMHIRDGVFQVIRTCSLTSCPPLYDYDGAFWPIPESDVVPDLDTSDDYDSSKADFVASSDEEDDILPIEYAVDEHLSFTITFNETTITKTLELPIRFWKKFIREGDMENETYFTVGRRTWEMRIAKRNGRIRVKRGWSHFKQVNRLQKGMTCSFYLVDTEEVHFYVIIQP; encoded by the exons ATGATGTTGGTAGGTGAACTCGAAGTTAAGGAGCACATATATCTCATTAATCTCTCAAAACATCCTCTCCAAAGGCTTCAACAAATTGGGAGATCCTTCTTTTCTCGGTTCAGCAACAATGGTTGCAATTCAGCacaacccccccccccctttgTGAAGAAGTACCACGCTATAACGCACCCCGAGAGTCTT CAGATTCCTCTGCAATGGGTTAGGAGTTATGGACGGAATATGCCTTATCAATGCTTCCTTGTGATGCCACATGGCAGGAAATGGGATGTGAGGTTGCTCAATGTGGAAAACGGATGCTACTTCCGTGCTGGTTGGTCTTCATTCGCGAATGCAAACAACATCAACACTGAGGATACCCTCATCTTCATGCATATCAGAGATGGTGTTTTCCAAGTCATCCGAACTTGCTCATTGACTAGCTGCCCTCCCTTGTATGACTACGATG GGGCATTCTGGCCCATACCCGAGAGCGACGTAGTGCCGGATCTAGATACAAGTGACGACTATGACTCATCTAAAGCCGACTTTGTTGCTTCTAGCGATGAAGAGGACGACATATTGCCTATAGAATATGCCGTGGATGAACACCTTTCGTTCACAATTACCTTCAATGAAACAACAATTACTAAAACATTG gAGCTACCAATCAGGTTTTGGAAAAAATTCATTCGTGAAGGTGATATGGAAAATGAGACCTATTTCACAGTTGGTAGAAGAACCTGGGAAATGCGCATAGCAAAGCGGAATGGTAGAATCCGGGTGAAGCGTGGTTGGAGCCACTTCAAACAAGTTAACAGACTCCAGAAAGGAATGACTTGTTCTTTCTATCTAGTGGACACGGAGGAGGTTCACTTCTATGTCATAATTCAGCCATAA
- the LOC121799200 gene encoding uncharacterized protein LOC121799200 has translation MLLVFFVTSRGRITMTGRLSSARIGLQATTHRILIGQIKCTPGSREAYSGGANANQPGSDDLLDGEGLNDQGTPNDRTDGVYSNVVDSEHTGANKHKRGDALDGLIDVIGKLHEDTNARLDRLLARIGYEFDVTKARKDVFHMMGLIPRLTLSQVFIASDAILARVERLDYFMSLPEGARQLYVWHALEHYTGN, from the coding sequence ATGCTGCTCGTTTTCTTCGTTACAAGTCGTGGCCGTATTACAATGACTGGAAGATTGTCTTCGGCAAGGATCGGGCTACAGGCAACAACTCACAGGATACTGATCGGCCAAATCAAATGTACGCCTGGATCACGTGAGGCGTACAGTGGAGGAGCGAATGCCAACCAGCCAGGATCGGATGATCTGCTCGATGGAGAGGGATTGAATGATCAGGGAACACCTAACGACCGGACCGACGGTGTCTATAGCAACGTCGTGGACAGTGAACACACTGGTGCAAATAAACATAAACGGGGTGATGCACTTGATGGTCTAATCGATGTGATTGGCAAACTACACGAAGACACCAATGCAAGGCTGGACCGACTATTAGCTCGTATTGGATACGAGTTTGATGTGACCAAGGCAAGGAAGGATGTGTTCCATATGATGGGTCTTATTCCAAGGCTCACCCTATCCCAAGTGTTCATCGCTTCGGACGCTATACTTGCTAGGGTTGAACGCCTCGACTACTTCATGAGTCTGCCGGAGGGTGCACGTCAACTGTATGTGTGGCATGCTCTTGAGCATTACACGGGTAACTAG